The sequence below is a genomic window from Bacillota bacterium.
TGGGACCGCATGGTAGGCCCGATGCAATAGGCTGTTGCCGTCGACCACGAGGAACTTGGCCATTGGAACACCTTCTCTCTGGTTTAGCGTATTATTTCACCGGTCCCGTTGCGGATACCTGCCGTTACCGGCAGGCCGAAAAGGCTGGCCCGACTGAGAATTTCTTGGCTTTCAAAGGGAATTTTAACGGGCGCGCAGGGCAGGAGACTTTGTTTAGGAGTCGAATACACTCTTGAAGGACCAGGGTCTCGCTGTAATTCAAGGCGCAGAGGGGGTTGGACCATCAACAACTCAGACCGGCAATGTCCCTGTGGTTGTGGCCGCTGTTACCACGAATGCTGTGGGAAACCGGAGAAAGTTGTTTCCCTGGCCCAGGTGAAGTGGCGCCGGGCCAGCGCCGAACTCCGGAGAAAGCTGGGAGAGTTTGCCGAAGAAGTTGTGTTTTTGCGGGAAGCGGCCTCAGCCCAGGAGGTTTACTTTGCGCAACTGGACGAAGATCTTCAGGCCCTGGATGATGACCTGGTAATCGAGCGGTGCTTCGAATGGTTTATTTTCGACTATCCTCTTTCGAGCGGGCAGTCGTTGATTGAATTATTCGGCGAGGTTTGCGGATCAAAACTGCCGTTCACGCAAGCGATGCTGTTGGTACTCTGGCAAGAGGCACGCAGCAGTTTCTTTGAAGTTAAAGCAGTCTACCCCGGCAAGGGAGTAGCCTTGGAACACCTGGTTTCCGGGAAGAAGGTTTATGTCCGGGAACGGGGAGTCCGGGACGACATCGTGCCCGGCAGCGTTCTGTACGTGCGGCTGCTCAAGGTGGGGGAAGAACACGAGTTTTCGACCAGTGCCATCGGTGTGGCGGCCGTGTTCAAGGCCGAGTTGGCGGACTGGCTGAAAAAGGACTTCCAGAAGTGGAAGCGGGCCCGCCGCCCCGGTGAGGACCGCACCTGGAACAGCTACCTGCGTCTGCAGGCGCACCGGCTGAACGGGCATATCATCCGCCTGGGACTGGGCTTGAGCGCCCCGGCGCCTTTTTGGGGACGGGATGACGGGTCGGCAACAGTTCCTTCGTTGCTGTCCTTTCTCCAGGGGGACACCTTAAGACAAGTATGCGCCACCAACGAGGGGCGGGAGCAGGTGGAGGAGTTGCTCCGCCTGATCCAGGGTGCTGAAGAAATCCGCAAGGTCCGCCGGTTCCTGAGGGCGGGCCGCTCACGGCCAGCGCCGGGGATGCCGCGCGACCGGGGCTTCGACGGTTTCGCCTGGCCTGAGGAAACCTATGCCGAGGTGGCTTCTCAGATCGCATCCGGCCTCGAGAACCTGGGGTACAGCCGGGAGGACACCAAGAGCACGGCTCTGCGCCTGTGGCACGACTTCTGCTGCCTGGAACGCCCTTACTTGAGGAAACCCCCGGCCTGGACGGCGGCGGTGATTTACGCGGCCATCCACAGGGAGGGCCGGAAGAAAGTCAGCCAGCACCGGCTGGCCCGGCTGTACGGCGTTTCGGCCTCTTCCGTCTCGAACAACTTCCGCAGGCTCTGTCAAGCGCTGCCACCGCAGCGGGGTGTGCCCATGCCCAGCACCGAACTGATGAAGATCGAACCCCTGATTCACCGGATACTGCACGACCTCAAATCCTAGTCTCTTCACCCCCTCTTGGAGGGGTTTTTTCTTTTTGGCCCGCATAGGATTGCCAGAAGGGGGTGCGGCCGGTGACGGCATGGTTGGACCGGCTTTTCCTGCAATTGACGGAGGCCGTCGCCGCCCTGGGTTACTGGGGAGTGGCGATCGGAATGGCCTTGGAGAGCGCGAACATTCCTTTGCCGAGCGAAATCATCCTGCCGTTCGGCGGGTTTCTGGCAAGTCAGGGCCACCTGAGTTTCTGGGGCGTGGTGCTTGCTGGAACCATAGGTGGAACGGCCGGTTCATCGGTTTCCTATTTCATCGGTTCGGTGGGTGGACGGCCGCTGGTACTTCGCTATGGCCGGTACGTCGGGCTCGGTCCGGAGAAGCTCAATTTGGCCGACCGCTGGTTCGCCCGATACGGTGAGGCCACTGTATTTCTAACCCGTCTCGTGCCGGTCGTCCGGACGTTCATCTCGCTGCCGGCGGGCATTTCCCGGATGAACTTCAAGCGTTTCGTGGTTTACACGTTTGCCGGATCACTGCTCTGGAGCATCGCCCTGACGTACGTGGGCTTTGCGCTCGGGGAAAACTGGCACGAGCTGAAACCGTGGTTCCACCGCCTGGACGTGGTGGTGGTAACACTCCTGGCCGCCGCCGGGCTGCTCTGGTGGTGGCGGTTCCGCCGGTAGGTTTTCCCAGTTTATCTTGGTGCTGCCGGTCCAAACTAAGACGGACCTTCAGTCAGCCTTTTTGAACCGACAGCCCGGTGGACGAAGCCAACGGCGTTTTTGAAAGAGAACGGGCGGGTTCCGCCCGGCAGGCCGGGGATTAATTACCTGCGCCACAAAGGAATGCCTTGCCCGGCGCGGGCGAATACTAGGTCCACACGGAAAGGAGGGAGATTATGGCCCACAGAAGGAATGGGTTCCTGGTGTCGGTTGCCGCGCTGTTAGGGGTGATTCTGCTGGTCGGTGCTCTGGCCGGCTGCGGAATCATGCGGCGTCCGGCGCCGCCCGAACAGGCGCCTCCCGAGGCGCGTCAAGCGTTGCCCAATGACCCGCGGGAGGCGGGCCGGCTGGCAGACAGGCTGGCCAAGACCGCCGCCGAGACCCCCGGTGTGAACAGGGCTACCGTTGTGTTGGCCGGCAACACGGCCTATATCGGTTTGAACCTCGAGGAGGGGATCGAGGGGCGGCGGACCGATGAGGAGAAGGAGCAAGCGGCCAAAAGAGTACAGCAGCAGGAACGGCGCATCGAACGGGTGATGGTAACCACCGATATGGATACGTTTGCCCGCCTGGACAGAATCGCGGCCGGGATCCGCAG
It includes:
- a CDS encoding cyclin family protein, with amino-acid sequence MKWRRASAELRRKLGEFAEEVVFLREAASAQEVYFAQLDEDLQALDDDLVIERCFEWFIFDYPLSSGQSLIELFGEVCGSKLPFTQAMLLVLWQEARSSFFEVKAVYPGKGVALEHLVSGKKVYVRERGVRDDIVPGSVLYVRLLKVGEEHEFSTSAIGVAAVFKAELADWLKKDFQKWKRARRPGEDRTWNSYLRLQAHRLNGHIIRLGLGLSAPAPFWGRDDGSATVPSLLSFLQGDTLRQVCATNEGREQVEELLRLIQGAEEIRKVRRFLRAGRSRPAPGMPRDRGFDGFAWPEETYAEVASQIASGLENLGYSREDTKSTALRLWHDFCCLERPYLRKPPAWTAAVIYAAIHREGRKKVSQHRLARLYGVSASSVSNNFRRLCQALPPQRGVPMPSTELMKIEPLIHRILHDLKS
- a CDS encoding DedA family protein, whose protein sequence is MTAWLDRLFLQLTEAVAALGYWGVAIGMALESANIPLPSEIILPFGGFLASQGHLSFWGVVLAGTIGGTAGSSVSYFIGSVGGRPLVLRYGRYVGLGPEKLNLADRWFARYGEATVFLTRLVPVVRTFISLPAGISRMNFKRFVVYTFAGSLLWSIALTYVGFALGENWHELKPWFHRLDVVVVTLLAAAGLLWWWRFRR
- a CDS encoding YhcN/YlaJ family sporulation lipoprotein is translated as MAHRRNGFLVSVAALLGVILLVGALAGCGIMRRPAPPEQAPPEARQALPNDPREAGRLADRLAKTAAETPGVNRATVVLAGNTAYIGLNLEEGIEGRRTDEEKEQAAKRVQQQERRIERVMVTTDMDTFARLDRIAAGIRRGEPVSAFQREFAEINRRSTPITR